One window from the genome of Litoribacterium kuwaitense encodes:
- a CDS encoding MalY/PatB family protein, whose protein sequence is MTLQFDQNIDRLNTQSVKWDLTKVLFGYDDLLPMWVADMDFKAPDAVLQALKERVDHGVFGYTMIPDETKDAILSWYKERHHTALQADWLTFSSSVVNSLSVIVHAFSEPGDACLIQTPVYPPFFKVVENSDRTLLTNKLIFKDSTYHIDFADLEAQLAKKPKLMILCSPHNPIGRVWTKQELKRIADLCVQYDVLLVSDEIHADLVYAPHEHTMALQFGEAYYDHVIACLSPSKTFNLAGLQASFVAIPNQKLRDAFNKQYNAFGLSQLNTLGLTAMKAAYQHGGAWLDELLSYLQGNIAAAESFLTAELPEVQLIKPEGTYLLWLDFSALDLSDQALKELLLAKGKIAMNDGISFGEEGSGFMRMNIACPKQTVLEGLQRIKIAVESHKATARS, encoded by the coding sequence ATGACGTTACAGTTCGATCAAAATATTGACCGCTTAAACACTCAATCGGTGAAATGGGACTTGACGAAAGTACTTTTTGGCTACGACGATTTATTACCGATGTGGGTTGCTGATATGGACTTCAAGGCACCTGATGCTGTACTTCAAGCGCTTAAAGAACGTGTTGATCACGGCGTCTTTGGCTACACGATGATTCCTGATGAGACGAAAGATGCCATTCTTTCATGGTATAAGGAAAGACATCACACTGCGCTACAAGCCGACTGGCTCACCTTCAGCTCATCTGTCGTCAATTCACTTAGTGTCATCGTTCACGCTTTTTCTGAACCTGGTGATGCCTGTCTCATCCAAACACCAGTATATCCACCGTTTTTTAAAGTCGTAGAAAATAGCGACCGCACTTTATTAACAAACAAACTCATCTTTAAAGATTCTACCTACCATATTGATTTCGCTGATCTTGAAGCGCAGCTGGCCAAAAAACCGAAGCTAATGATTTTATGTAGCCCTCACAACCCTATAGGCCGGGTGTGGACGAAGCAGGAATTAAAACGGATTGCCGACCTTTGTGTTCAATATGACGTGCTGCTCGTTTCTGATGAGATTCACGCAGACCTCGTATACGCGCCTCACGAGCATACGATGGCTCTACAATTTGGTGAAGCTTACTACGATCACGTTATTGCCTGCCTCTCCCCTAGTAAAACCTTTAACTTGGCTGGGCTTCAAGCCTCTTTTGTCGCCATACCAAATCAAAAGCTTCGCGATGCGTTCAACAAACAATATAATGCTTTTGGTCTGTCGCAGCTGAATACGCTAGGGCTCACTGCGATGAAAGCAGCTTATCAACATGGCGGTGCGTGGCTTGATGAGCTTCTGTCCTATCTACAGGGGAACATTGCCGCAGCTGAATCATTCCTCACGGCTGAATTGCCTGAAGTTCAACTCATCAAGCCTGAAGGGACGTACTTGCTCTGGCTTGACTTTTCCGCTCTCGACCTGAGTGATCAGGCTTTGAAGGAATTACTACTAGCTAAAGGAAAGATTGCGATGAATGACGGCATTTCTTTCGGAGAAGAAGGAAGCGGATTTATGCGAATGAATATCGCCTGTCCGAAACAAACCGTCCTCGAAGGGTTACAGCGCATTAAAATAGCTGTTGAAAGTCACAAAGCGACAGCCAGAAGTTAA
- a CDS encoding HPr family phosphocarrier protein, translated as MEEVQKEIQCKRTLDQATTIAFCQLAGQYLSDVKIRRGSFTVDAKSMMGLMAIPIKDGVSLTIEASGTDAEEAVSAIEEFLGQPAASNV; from the coding sequence ATGGAGGAAGTTCAGAAAGAGATTCAATGTAAGAGAACGCTTGATCAAGCGACGACCATTGCTTTTTGTCAATTGGCAGGTCAATACTTATCCGATGTGAAAATTCGGCGAGGGTCGTTTACAGTCGATGCAAAGAGCATGATGGGTCTTATGGCGATTCCGATTAAAGACGGTGTTTCTTTGACGATTGAGGCGAGTGGAACTGATGCGGAGGAAGCTGTATCGGCAATCGAAGAATTTCTCGGTCAACCCGCAGCAAGCAACGTATAG
- a CDS encoding HPr family phosphocarrier protein has product MDNTVSFIKETVSRVTMTQPNIQTFIHMVHQFESDVIIHKNNRQTNAKSLLGLVAAFIHEGDEITIVTTGQDAKEALQAVGDFFLGKTTE; this is encoded by the coding sequence TTGGACAACACAGTGAGCTTTATTAAAGAAACAGTGAGTCGCGTGACGATGACACAACCAAACATACAGACGTTTATTCATATGGTTCATCAATTTGAGTCAGACGTCATTATTCACAAAAACAACCGGCAGACGAATGCGAAGAGTCTATTAGGGCTTGTTGCTGCATTTATTCATGAGGGCGATGAAATTACAATCGTCACGACTGGACAGGATGCGAAAGAAGCATTGCAAGCTGTAGGTGATTTTTTTCTCGGCAAAACAACTGAGTAG
- a CDS encoding DUF1871 family protein, with protein MQEKVIHIVREWDPYGYGADFYETEPVDVLQALYEETDAHTLGRVIQRIYHQSFGEHIDQVSCFQLAQRLLLLKEASHCELP; from the coding sequence ATGCAAGAAAAAGTGATACACATTGTGAGAGAATGGGATCCCTATGGATACGGTGCTGATTTTTATGAAACTGAGCCAGTGGATGTATTGCAAGCACTTTATGAAGAAACAGATGCTCATACTTTAGGACGTGTCATTCAAAGAATATATCATCAATCCTTTGGAGAACATATTGATCAAGTTTCTTGTTTTCAATTGGCACAACGCCTTTTACTTTTAAAAGAGGCGTCACATTGTGAGCTTCCATAG
- a CDS encoding GNAT family N-acetyltransferase — MFKRHQSNDIKLSPSTDVTVRLTRMSDVQPMYRLISAHRTQLRQWLGWVDHATSPDYMISFVQRSLEQYQKNDGFQAVIEYNGEVAGNVGFQSIDWFSKNTSLGYWLADRYTGKGVMTKAVSAMIDYAFYAYGLHRVEIRCATENEKSKRIPERLGFTLEGTVREAEWLTSGYVDHHIYGLLKKEWVDR; from the coding sequence ATGTTTAAACGTCATCAATCAAATGACATTAAGCTATCACCCTCAACGGATGTGACCGTTCGGCTCACGCGCATGTCTGATGTACAACCGATGTACCGCTTGATATCAGCGCATCGCACACAGCTTCGTCAATGGCTCGGCTGGGTTGATCATGCGACAAGCCCTGACTATATGATCTCTTTTGTACAGCGCTCTTTAGAACAATATCAGAAAAACGATGGCTTTCAAGCAGTCATTGAATATAATGGGGAAGTGGCAGGTAACGTCGGTTTTCAATCAATTGATTGGTTTAGTAAAAATACAAGTCTTGGTTATTGGCTGGCAGATCGATACACCGGAAAAGGAGTCATGACGAAAGCTGTCAGTGCAATGATTGATTATGCTTTTTATGCTTACGGACTACATCGTGTTGAAATTCGCTGTGCGACTGAAAACGAAAAAAGTAAGCGTATTCCGGAGCGTTTAGGCTTCACATTAGAGGGTACAGTTCGTGAGGCAGAGTGGCTCACCTCTGGCTACGTTGACCATCACATTTATGGACTGCTCAAAAAAGAGTGGGTTGATCGATAA
- a CDS encoding M50 family metallopeptidase has product MTILWQISLFFFVFAPSVILIHEFGHALAGRLLGRNDSTIVLGKGREVFSGVWQRIGVSIRQWWFLGGYTKTISSDHAFSAGKGILIALAGPVINLICAWVMFITFPKTFIWQWTAYFHLWVGVVNLIPLYIAGRKSDGWHAIQLFIRVLCERGKT; this is encoded by the coding sequence ATGACGATTCTCTGGCAAATCAGCTTATTTTTCTTTGTTTTTGCTCCATCGGTCATCCTCATTCACGAATTTGGTCATGCGCTAGCTGGCCGCCTCCTTGGGCGGAATGATAGCACCATTGTCTTAGGCAAAGGACGTGAGGTGTTTAGTGGGGTATGGCAAAGGATCGGTGTAAGTATTAGGCAATGGTGGTTTTTAGGAGGATATACAAAAACGATTAGCTCAGATCACGCCTTTTCGGCAGGGAAGGGCATTCTTATTGCATTAGCAGGTCCTGTCATTAATCTTATTTGTGCATGGGTGATGTTTATAACCTTCCCAAAGACATTTATCTGGCAATGGACAGCCTATTTTCATTTATGGGTAGGGGTAGTGAACTTAATTCCTTTGTATATTGCCGGGCGTAAAAGTGATGGCTGGCATGCAATCCAGCTGTTTATAAGAGTTTTATGTGAAAGGGGCAAAACGTAA